The region CAGCCGTCGGCCAAGGGTTCCACCACGAAGCGATTGTCGAGTTCCGGCAGGCGGGTATAACCCCGCTGTGGCGGGTAGACCGCATCGGTGGCTCGAGACGCCACCGTAATCGCCAGTGTGGCCGGATCTTGAGTGATTGCAGTGTTCACTACTACGTCCCGATCTGATACCGGCCAGATGCCTTTGATCATGATGCGGGTATGGGTCACTCCCCATTCACTGCGTTGCTCTGCGCGTTGGCACTGGAACACCCAATCGGGGAAGTTGGGCACGTCGCGGATCACCGCCAGCACATTCAGCGCCGAGTAGGGCACTTCCACCACACCTTTGAACTGCTTGATGGGGTAGCCCTCCACCGGGCGGTTCCAGGTGCTCACCTCGCCGCGGGCAGTAGCGGTTTTCAGCGGCTTCCAGGGCGCGTCCGCTAGCGCCGGTTGCGCCAGTAGCAAGGCCGCCAAAACCAAACAATGGTGCAAGAACGAGGCGTTACGGAAAGAAACCATCGACGGCAACAGCATAGGGGCTCCAGTACAAGGCATTGACTTCCGGGCGAGCTCGCGACGTCAATGATTACATTGCCTAATGGTTCCATTTAAAATGTAATCATGACTCGCCTGTGTCACAGGCAGCGAATTCTGTATGTGAAGTTGCGAGCTGAGGCTCGCCCTGGAGCCCCAACATGACGACTCAACGGCATCGTATCCAATCCGGATCGATCTCTCTGCAGGCTTATACCTGGGGTGATCCGACGGCTACGCCGTTGGTGCTGGTGCACGGTTACCCGGACAACCATCTGGCTTGGGTGCCGGTGGCGGAAAGATTGTCCGACAGTTTCTATGTTATTGCCTATGACGTACGCGGTGCGGGCGAGTCCGACCGGCCGAAAGGGCGCAAGGCTTACCAAATTAGTGTGCTGGTGGAAGACCTGGAAGCGGTGGTGGATACCCTGATCCCGGGGCAGCAATTCCATCTGGCCGGTCACGATTGGGGCTCGATCCAGAGCTGGGAGTCGGTCACCACCGCGCCGATGAAGGACCGCATTCTTTCTTACACCACGGTGTCCGGCCCGAGCCTCGACCACATGGGCTACTGGGTGCGCAGCCACCTGTCTGACAGCGCCAGCCGCGTTTCCGCGCTGAAGCAGCTTATGTCCTCTTGGTATATCACCGCGTTCCAACTGCCGCTGATACCGGAGTTAATGTGGAAAGCCGTGGTCGGCCGCAATTGGAAACACTTCCTGTCCAAGGTTGAAGGGGTGAAGGAGCCGCATGCCAACCCCTACCAGACCGTGGACGGTCGCGACGGCGTCTGGCTGTACCGATCCAACTTTGCTCCGCGCCTGCTGCGCCCGGCGCCGCGCTACGCTGACTGCCCGGTGCAACTGATCGTGCCGCTGAAGGATGCCTATGCTGGCGTCTACCTGTTTGATGAGCTGCACGAGTGGGTGCCGGAACTGTACCGCCGCGATGTCGACGCCGGTCACTGGCTGATGCTCAGTGACCCTGATTGGTTGGCGGCCGCCATCCGCGATTTTATTGATGCCGTAGAACGAGGGGACCAACAAGAGTCCTTGCGTTCACTGCGCGTGGCGTGACCGCCACCTCCCTAAATTACTGTTGTGAAGGACCTCGCCATGCAGAGTCAACAACGCCAGGAACGCCATCAGCTGGTGATCCGCCAACCGAAGTTCGATCTCGCCGACTCCCCGGTACATTGGCTGCCGAAGGATGAGTTCGCGAGCCACATGGTCAATGGCATCAACCTGCTGTTGCCGGCCGGCGAACTGTGGTTCTGCCGTGTTTACAACAAAGCGTTGCCGATGGTGACTGATCCACAGCTGCGCAAGGATGTGGAAGGTTTTATTCGCCAGGAGGCTAACCACGCCCGTGCTCACCGCCAGGCCGAAAAATGGTTGGCGGATAACGGTTACGACATTGAGCCGGTACTGGACCGCGCTAACTGGCTGTTTGGTCAGGTGCTGGGTGAAGATGCCCTCGGCTACCCGCTGCTGACCCGCGCCATTGGCACCAAGCGCTGGCTGGTCCTGCGCGTTGGTATCATCGCGGCGATCGAGCACTTCACCGGCATGCTGGGCGACTGGTGCATGAACAGCGATGGCTGGGATATTGGCGACCCGGTAGTGGCGGACCTGTTCCGTTGGCACCTGGCCGAAGAGGTGGAACACCGCTCGGTGGCGTTTGAACTGTTCGAACACCTGTGCAAAACCGAATTGGGCTTCTATGTGAGTCGCCAGGCGCTCATGGCCGTGGTGTTCCCGATGTTTATTTACTTGCTGTCTGATGCGGCGCGTGACTTGGCTGGCCAAGACCCAGATCCGAAGGCACGTAAGATCGCCCGCATGTCGATAGTGCGGATGGTGTTCGAGATGGAGCGCAACGGCCGCAGTCGCGATACGCTGCCGAAGTTTTCCATGCTGGTGCGTCGCACCCTGCGCTGGGCGGCTCCGAGCTTCCATCCGGAGCCGGAAGGCGACACTGAACAGGCGCTGGCCTACATTGCCCGCTCGCCGTCAGCCCAGGCCGGCACCATCCACTGATGCCGCCGGCGCTTGGCCTCAGGTCAGGCGCCGTACCACTCCCAGCGGTAGCAGCCGCAATGCCAGCCCAATCACACCCCAAGGCCAGCGCGGGATGCTGGCCTTGGCCACGCCCCGCTCGATTGCCGCGGCCAGCGCCCGACAACCCTGCTCACGATCGACGATGAAGGGTGCATGTTTCAGGCGCGCATTGATGTCTGTGCGGATATAGCCAGGGAACAGCGTGGTAACCCGAATGGGCGTGTCCCATAGCTCCGACCGGATGCCTTCTGCCAGCGTCGCCACGGCCGCTTTACTGGCGGCGTAGGCGGTGGTGGCACCCGCCATGCCTCGATACGCTGTGACCGATGAGATCACCACCAGATGCCCCTGATTTTGGGCGCGGAACTGCTGCACCGCCGCCTCGCACTGCGCCAGCGCGGCGGTGAAGTTGGTGTTCACCGTGGCCAAGTTGGCGCTGAAACCGCCGCTGCCAATCGGCGCCCCCTTGCCGATGCCTGCGTTGACGATGACCCGGTCGAGGCCGCCGAGTGCATCGCTGAGCTGCTTGAACACGTCGAACACCGCGCCGTGGTCGGTGACATCCAGTTCCGCGATGACCACCCGGCAGTGCGGGTAGCGCGCCCGTAGCGCGTCACGCAGTGCTTCCAATCGGTCCAGCCGTCGCGCGCACAGGGCTAGTTGGTGGCCGCGGGCGGCAAACTCCCACGCCAAGCCCTCGCCGAGCCCGCTGCTGGCGCCGGTGATCAGTGTCCGTGTGGTATGGCTCATGACGACTCTCCTTGGCGGTCCCGACCGATCGTTGCAAGCCGGTGGTGGCTGTGACAACGTGCTGCACGCTGTGCATGGAGCGGGCTTGCGACTATGAAAAAACTGAATATCGGTAACATCGACCTGAATTTGTTCGTGGTGTTCGAAGCAATCTATCGCGAACGCTCGATCACCCGTGCTGCCAGCCTGCTCAGTCTCAGCCAGCCTGCGGTCAGTCATGCACTGGCGCGGCTGCGCGATCGCCTCGACGACGTGCTGTTCGTGCGTCGCGGCCATGACATGGTGCCCACACCCCGAGCGCGGGAGCTGATCGGGCCGGTGCGCGAGGCGTTGCACGGCTTGCAGGGCTGTCTAGCGGGCATGGGCGGCTTCGAGCCGGCCCAGGCGCGGCGCACCTTCGTGCTGGGCCTGCGCAGCGGGCTGGAAGCTTACATCCTGCCGCAGCTGATGCAGGTGGTCACCCGCGAAGCGCCGGGCGTGGATGTGCAGACGCTGTCGGTCAGCCGGCGCGACCTGCCTTCCACCTTGCTGGCGGGGCGGCTGGACCTTGCTATCGATGTGCAGCTGCCAGTGGATTCCCGCATCGGCCAGCAACACCTGATGGATGCGCCCCTGAGCTTGGTGATGCGCGCTGATCATCCGCTGGCAGCGAAACAGGTGCTGACGCTGGGAGATTATCTTGGTGCGCGCCATGTACTGGTGTCGTCGCGTCGGCGCGGACCCGGGCTGGAGGATTTCGGTCTGGCCCAAGCCGGCCACCATCGCACCATCGCTTTGCGCTGCCAACATCATCAGTCGGCCATGGCAACACTCACCACCACCGACCTACTGCTTACCCTGCCGCGGATGCTGGCGCTGCAACAACCGCCGCCGGGGTTGGTGGTGCGAGAGCTACCGCTGGCGCTGCCACCGTTATCGCTGTATCTGTACTGGCACCAGGAGCACAGCGCAGATCCGGCGCTGGCCTGGCTACGCAGCCGGATGCCGGTGATGCCGCGTCGATGAAAACAGAAAACGCAGACATAAAAAATGCCGCGATTGCGGCATTTTTTATGGTTCCGGATCAGGCTGGTGCGTCGGCCGGGTTAGGCTTCGATGCCGCCGCTTTTTTCGCGGCCGGCGCCTTCTTTGCCCTCGGTTTGGCCGGGGCCTTCTTGGCGGCAGCCGGCGCTGCGTCCTGCTGGGCTGGTGCCGCTTTCTTTAACGCCGGGCGAGGATTGGAAAACTCCATGGCGCCGTCATCGATCTTGCTCAAGCGCATGGAGGCCAGGTCCACCGCATAGGTCTGGCTTACTTGCCAAGGCGCGCGGTCACCCTGCTTTGGCATCAGCGCGCGGGCACGTTGTACGTAGCCGGAGTCCATGTCGATGAACGGGCGAGTATTGAGACCGGCGGGGGTGCGCGGGGTGGCCACTTTCTTGTCGATTTCTTCCATGTAGTTGAGCAGACGGCACACGTACTCGGCGCTGATATCGGCTTTCAGGGTCCAGGAAGAGTTGGTGTAACCGAACACCATGGCGGCGTTGGGCAGATCGCTGAACATCAGACCCTTGTACGCCACTGCATTGAGCAGGTCGTAGGGCTTGTCGTCCAACGTCAGCTCGGCGCCGCCAAGGATTTGAACCTGCAAACCGGTGGCGGTGATGATGATGTCCGCGTCCAGCTGCTGGCCGGATTTCAGCAAAATGCCGTTTTCGTTGAAGGTCTCGATGTGGTCGGTAACGATCTGCGCTTGGCCCTTGCGCAGCACCTTGAACAGGTCGCCGTTCGGCACCGCGCACAGGCGCTCATCCCACGGGTTGTACTTGGGATCAAAGTGGGTCATGTCGAATTCTTTGCCGACCTGCAGTTCGACCTGCTTCATCAGCAGTTTGCGCATCAGTTTCGGCTGCATCTTCGATAGCCGGTAGACCGCCATTTGCAGGCCCACGTTGCGGGCACGGGCGAGGCGGTACACCACTGATTCCGGCAGGAATTTGCGCAATGCGATGGAGATGTGATCGCTTTCCGGCACCGATGCCACGTAGGACGGCGAGCGCTGCAGCATGGTCACGTCAGCGCCGCCCTGGGCCAGCGCTGGCACCAGCGTCACGGCAGTGGCGCCACTGCCGATGATGATGACTTTCTTGCCTTGGTAGTCCAGGTCTTCCGGCCACAGCTGCGGGTGGACGATCTGACCTTTAAAGCTGTCGCGGCCGGGGAATTCAGGGGTGTAACCGGCTTCATAGCGATAGTAGCCGGTGCAGTTGACGACGAAGCGCGCGGAAAAGGTGGTGGACTTGCCTTCGTGTTCGGCAGTCACTTCCCACAGACCTTCAGCGGAGTTCCAGTTGCTGCGCAGCACACGGTGGTTGAAGTGGATGTGCTTGCGCACGCCGTATTCATCCGCGGTGTCGTTGATGTACTGGCGGATCGACGGGCCATCGGCAATGGCTTTGTCGCTGGTCCACGGGCGGAACGAGTAGCCGAGAGTGAACATGTCGGAATCGGAACGGATGCCCGGGTAACGGAACAGGTCCCAGGTGCCGCCGATGGCATCGCGCCCTTCGAGGATGGCGTAGCGCTTGTCGGGGCATTCGCGCGTCAGATGGCAAGCCATGCCGATACCGGACAGGCCGGCGCCAATGATCAGGACGTCAAGTTGTTGTTTGGACATAGCTGCGCTCTCGGTCAGTAGGCAGATACAGGAGACGCATCATGGCTGCGGACGATCTGCCGCGCCGGCACTCCTGCACTGGGTCAGGGACACCCAGGATTGGAGCCAATTTAACCTTTACATTGTCCAATGGCATGGCTTTATCGCCGCATCTGACATGCCATGTGGTCAAGATTGAAGAAAGATTGTCAGACAGTAGAAGGCGCAGTGTTCGGAGGGGTATAGGCGGGTGGGGGGCTGGCTGGGTGCTGGGGCGAAGAATCGCCCTGAGCGCCGGTAAACCGGCGCCAGGGCGGTGTCGTCATGCCAAGGCTTTGCGCATGAAGGGTGGCAGTACCAGCGCACTGCGGTGGGCATCCGCAGTGTAGTAGAGGGTTTCGAACGGTTTTGCCGCCGCCGCCTCTTCGCGGAAGTGCGTCACGTCCACGCCCTTGCCAGCCATGGTGCAGCTCCACCAGCCGCTCGGGTAGCACGGCTGCGGGAATGGCAGCGTCTGCGTGCTGGTGAAGCCCGCTTCGCGCATGTTCAGGTGCAGGTCGCGGATGATGGTATCGCTGTGCAGCAGCGGTGATTCGCTCTGTTGCACAATGATGCCGCCGTCGCGCAGCACGCGGTGGCAGTCACGGAAGAAGTCGGCTTTGAACAACCCTTCCGCCGGGCCCACCGGGTCGGTGGAGTCGACGATGATGACGTCGATGCTGCCGGCTTCGCATTCCTGCATCCATTTCACGCCGTCGATGAACAGCAGTTCAGCGCGCGGGTCATCATTGGATTCGCACAGCTCTGGGAAGTACTTCTCCGACAGGCGCGTCACCATCTCGTCGATGTCGATCTGGGTGGCCTGCTCTACACCCGGATGGCGCAGCACTTCGCGCAGGGTGCCGCAGTCGCCGCCGCCGATGATCACCACCCGCTTGGGTGCGGCGTGGGTGAACAGCACCGGATGCGACATCATCTCGTGATAAAGGAAGTTGTCGCGGCTGGTGACCATGGTGGCGCCGTCAATGGTCATCAGGTAGCCGAACGTGTCGGTGTCCCACATTTCAATGTGCTGGTAGGGCGTCTGCACCTCTTCCAGCTTGCCTTTCAGGCGCAGGCCGAACGCCGTGCCGGCGCTGTCAAAGTGCTCAATAAACCAAGGGGTCTGGGACATCGGATCGCATCCTCGTCGAGGCGGTGAAGAGACAACGGCGCGCATTCTAGCGTGCTCATCCCACTGCTCCCACTCCCATCGTCCCAAGCTAAGAAGAAAATATGGGACAAAATGCCATCATCCTGATGCCGCTAGATTTGTGTGCCTATTCAAGTTCTGAGGGAATGGCACCCAATGCAGTGTGGACGGCAGAAAAAGATAGCGTATAAGTATGAGTCGGTGTTTAATGATTTATCACTAGCCGCTGTCGGCCAAAGAGTACAGGAATCATAGGAATGGGTGGGGACGGGGCCATCGGACTGGGAATAACCGGGTTGTCGGAGCATGACAGCCTGATTCTCCGGTCGTTGCTGAGCATTCTCGAGCTGAACCAATCACAGCGCTGGGAGCTGGTGGATGCGGCCCACTGCGACATTCTGCTGATGGCAGTTGGGCACCCGGCTTTTGGCGCCACGGCGGCTTTGGCGGCCAACCAGCGCCCGGTACTGGTCGGCTTCGGTGAGTGCGAGGACGAGCCGGCCCGCAAAGTGTTCATGCTGCCGTCGCCGCTGCGTTCACGTTCATTGCTGACAGTGCTGGATCGCGCCCGAGCAGCGCTGGCCGGCGTAGCAGACCAAGTTGATGCCGAGTCGGTGGTGGTGGCGCCGCCGCCCGTCGCCGCAGCGGCTGCGCCGCCGGTGGTGCCGGTGGCATCAAGCCAGGCGCCGCTGCTGTCCGAGCACTGGCCGGCGCGCTACCAACTGTCCAGCAGCCAGGCGCGGCTGGCGGTGGACCGGGAAGCTGGGACCGCACTGGTGTCCGGTGACAAGGGTGATTTATTCAACCTGTTGCGCGCCTTTGTGTCTGGGCGCTGTCAGCCGGAAGCAGTGGCACGG is a window of Alcanivorax sp. REN37 DNA encoding:
- a CDS encoding flavin-containing monooxygenase; the protein is MSKQQLDVLIIGAGLSGIGMACHLTRECPDKRYAILEGRDAIGGTWDLFRYPGIRSDSDMFTLGYSFRPWTSDKAIADGPSIRQYINDTADEYGVRKHIHFNHRVLRSNWNSAEGLWEVTAEHEGKSTTFSARFVVNCTGYYRYEAGYTPEFPGRDSFKGQIVHPQLWPEDLDYQGKKVIIIGSGATAVTLVPALAQGGADVTMLQRSPSYVASVPESDHISIALRKFLPESVVYRLARARNVGLQMAVYRLSKMQPKLMRKLLMKQVELQVGKEFDMTHFDPKYNPWDERLCAVPNGDLFKVLRKGQAQIVTDHIETFNENGILLKSGQQLDADIIITATGLQVQILGGAELTLDDKPYDLLNAVAYKGLMFSDLPNAAMVFGYTNSSWTLKADISAEYVCRLLNYMEEIDKKVATPRTPAGLNTRPFIDMDSGYVQRARALMPKQGDRAPWQVSQTYAVDLASMRLSKIDDGAMEFSNPRPALKKAAPAQQDAAPAAAKKAPAKPRAKKAPAAKKAAASKPNPADAPA
- a CDS encoding alpha/beta fold hydrolase, with amino-acid sequence MTTQRHRIQSGSISLQAYTWGDPTATPLVLVHGYPDNHLAWVPVAERLSDSFYVIAYDVRGAGESDRPKGRKAYQISVLVEDLEAVVDTLIPGQQFHLAGHDWGSIQSWESVTTAPMKDRILSYTTVSGPSLDHMGYWVRSHLSDSASRVSALKQLMSSWYITAFQLPLIPELMWKAVVGRNWKHFLSKVEGVKEPHANPYQTVDGRDGVWLYRSNFAPRLLRPAPRYADCPVQLIVPLKDAYAGVYLFDELHEWVPELYRRDVDAGHWLMLSDPDWLAAAIRDFIDAVERGDQQESLRSLRVA
- a CDS encoding SDR family oxidoreductase, producing MSHTTRTLITGASSGLGEGLAWEFAARGHQLALCARRLDRLEALRDALRARYPHCRVVIAELDVTDHGAVFDVFKQLSDALGGLDRVIVNAGIGKGAPIGSGGFSANLATVNTNFTAALAQCEAAVQQFRAQNQGHLVVISSVTAYRGMAGATTAYAASKAAVATLAEGIRSELWDTPIRVTTLFPGYIRTDINARLKHAPFIVDREQGCRALAAAIERGVAKASIPRWPWGVIGLALRLLPLGVVRRLT
- the speE gene encoding polyamine aminopropyltransferase codes for the protein MSQTPWFIEHFDSAGTAFGLRLKGKLEEVQTPYQHIEMWDTDTFGYLMTIDGATMVTSRDNFLYHEMMSHPVLFTHAAPKRVVIIGGGDCGTLREVLRHPGVEQATQIDIDEMVTRLSEKYFPELCESNDDPRAELLFIDGVKWMQECEAGSIDVIIVDSTDPVGPAEGLFKADFFRDCHRVLRDGGIIVQQSESPLLHSDTIIRDLHLNMREAGFTSTQTLPFPQPCYPSGWWSCTMAGKGVDVTHFREEAAAAKPFETLYYTADAHRSALVLPPFMRKALA
- a CDS encoding START domain-containing protein; amino-acid sequence: MLLPSMVSFRNASFLHHCLVLAALLLAQPALADAPWKPLKTATARGEVSTWNRPVEGYPIKQFKGVVEVPYSALNVLAVIRDVPNFPDWVFQCQRAEQRSEWGVTHTRIMIKGIWPVSDRDVVVNTAITQDPATLAITVASRATDAVYPPQRGYTRLPELDNRFVVEPLADGWSRVTFETFVDPGGSIPTWLSNFVATKAPLTTLQGLHAQLEKPAYRVYDAHQLSLPDPDALRFPAAHLAP
- a CDS encoding LysR substrate-binding domain-containing protein; amino-acid sequence: MKKLNIGNIDLNLFVVFEAIYRERSITRAASLLSLSQPAVSHALARLRDRLDDVLFVRRGHDMVPTPRARELIGPVREALHGLQGCLAGMGGFEPAQARRTFVLGLRSGLEAYILPQLMQVVTREAPGVDVQTLSVSRRDLPSTLLAGRLDLAIDVQLPVDSRIGQQHLMDAPLSLVMRADHPLAAKQVLTLGDYLGARHVLVSSRRRGPGLEDFGLAQAGHHRTIALRCQHHQSAMATLTTTDLLLTLPRMLALQQPPPGLVVRELPLALPPLSLYLYWHQEHSADPALAWLRSRMPVMPRR
- a CDS encoding metal-dependent hydrolase, which produces MQSQQRQERHQLVIRQPKFDLADSPVHWLPKDEFASHMVNGINLLLPAGELWFCRVYNKALPMVTDPQLRKDVEGFIRQEANHARAHRQAEKWLADNGYDIEPVLDRANWLFGQVLGEDALGYPLLTRAIGTKRWLVLRVGIIAAIEHFTGMLGDWCMNSDGWDIGDPVVADLFRWHLAEEVEHRSVAFELFEHLCKTELGFYVSRQALMAVVFPMFIYLLSDAARDLAGQDPDPKARKIARMSIVRMVFEMERNGRSRDTLPKFSMLVRRTLRWAAPSFHPEPEGDTEQALAYIARSPSAQAGTIH